In Aedes aegypti strain LVP_AGWG unplaced genomic scaffold, AaegL5.0 Primary Assembly AGWG_AaegL5_hic_scaff_1255_PBJ_arrow, whole genome shotgun sequence, the genomic stretch CGTTCCAATCGAATCATCTCATTTAACAcatttggaaatatttataCTTAATACTTATAAGATGCATTAAAAGACTTCGTTGCTTGTTTCAGGTTCATTTTAATAGTTTTAATGTATAATAAATATAGGTCCTCTTATGTTTGTATATACACTTTGCCCAGTTTAAATTTAACTAGTACAATGATTCCGTACACAAGTACTCCGCATTCCCATAAATAGATGATGCATATCCCTGTTGACGTTGAAGTTCGTTGGAATCGGAACAGATACCTGTACATGTATCGTTCGATTAAAGAATGACATGAAATCGATCAGACTTCCTTTCACAATGACTATAAACTACTAGATTATGCTCTGGTCGCTGCTACTTCCAGCATAGTATCAACGACCACAGTATACCAATGTAGCAGGACAACGTGCAATTTAAAGCCTGTGCATACCATCGTTCAACAACCGTCGGTCTGGAGTTCCACGTTTGAATCTCACATCTTCACTGGCTGCTGTATCCACCATTGGAACAGGGTCATATAGCAAGGCCGTTCCATCATTCACATCGTCAGCCATATCACGCAGGAGGTCCTTGTTACGGTTGACTATAGCGTTCGCTAATCGTACATCGCATGGAGATTTTAGAAAACGCTGTATTAGTAATCTGCACCTGCAAAAACGTAAAAAAAAGATTACAGGTTTCAAGCAGTTATCTAATGTAGCACATACTCTTCATCAGGTTTATCCATTCCCAGCGGAATGTGAGGCAACAATGTACGACTCGGAGCAGTTTGTTCTGGAGACGAACGCTTCCCATTAGTCCACCCACGAGAATACTGGAATGTTTGGGCATCAGTGAAGATGACGAACAGCGACACTataagtgatgttgaaaaaacgtGCTTCATTGCTCTGTaattacaaaagaaaaattgaAAGTTATTGCTGATTAGAAATATAAAACGTGATTATGAGCAATTTAAAAGTTTGGATTACTTCGCGGAAACAACATGCGGCGAGGAATCCTCTGATAGAGAGAATGTATCACAGTAAGTATTTCAACTGTCTGGAAAGGATATTAAATTAATTGACAATACAAATGAGTTTCTCCTTTGAGTATATATTTTGTAGATTTTTCAGATTAGTAGGCATATTGACTCACAGTAGAGGTATGTTAGCCAGAACAGTGATCTAACCTTCtttgcttcttcatacgacAATCATCTTCTCTGAATAAACTTTACAGAAATATTACGCCAGGATCGGGAACACATTCGGTAATAAAACTGCTAACAAGTAGTTTTTTCAATACATGTTTGATAAAGTAAATTCTGGAGCAGAACACAGAATTCTAAAAATGAAGAAGAAATGAAGTCATCCATTCATCTTGTAAGTAGTCTTCACAGACGACAAAAGACCCACTTCTTTGAAAACTTCGTTGTAGTATCagcgctagcgcatgacggctcaccatagtagcatgtccgaaagaatttgaaattatttagaaccagagctacaggtccaaagttGTAATGGCTATGACCGTAGTCaacatgtaaagaacaaacggacaatgatgtaacgtgtcagcaccgaggagtcAGCCATACTGCAGGTGTTTGGGCTCGATTGTCAGTCGgttcaagatcttttcgtaatggaaattccttGGACATCCCTTGGAATAGaggtgtatcatcgtacctgccacacgatatacgaatgcgaaaatggcaactttggcaaagaaagctataagttaataactgtggaagttctcataagcacactaagctgagaagcgggctctgtactagtgaggacgtaatgccaaaaaggagaagaagaagaactctggttaggtggcctattgAATACTTTTCACTAACCAAgcaaggcaaaagtagagctaACGGGTTGATTTTACGGTAATTGACctggcaacgaataaaggacaatgATTGGAAAGTCGGATCTTGAAACATAAGAACTTTGCATGAATCCGCGCGTGTCGACCTGAATGTGACAGCCATCTAGGAAATACGCTGGTCGaaaaccggagaacgtgaattccgagtgGTGGATCctatcgccaacacttcatttaAAAACCACATCTACTagagcggtggcgacagagcagaacgtggagttggcttcaatGTGATTGGGAGGCAGATGATGGCCCTtcagtggaaaccggtaagcgccGAATCTGTGTGTTAATAATGAAGGGCTCTTTAACTACAGTCTGATCAGcgtatatgcgccaacgaacgataaggtGAACATCGGTTCAAACGCCGGTTCGAAAACCGGTCCATTCGTACCTCGATTGCAACCGCGATTCGAATTTTGGTGCAAATCTTCGGTTGCATCTCCGAGGTTCAGAACAGTGGCAAAAAAGGCAGACAGAAAACAGTTGATATCCACGtttatcaatttctacttatcgtgtcttgttgtATGATATAGTAAAATGGTTCTTTCATAAAGTTATTACTAAACACGCTTGATacggttttgctgctagtacAAAGCCcattttctagtatttttctgggactaaactaaatgcgaaacaaggatgggactagcgttccgttgcatggtcaaatatcagtagtaccgatttggttcgTCATAAATTAAATCGATTATGTTCGATAagggcgcgccttcgctgacATGTAAGTCTCTATGAAGGGTATGAATAGCGAGACCCTTACatcacattcgatttttatcaatctCTGAGGAATCAAATCAAGAACTGTGCAgcaatcgatgcttcattacctatcaatggacaTGCtatatacactaaggatacgagTAATGCCTCAATAGATCCATATCTTAATTTGCTATTACGgagcttttttcatgttagagATTTACTTTAGCTCCATACAAATTACAATATTTataattgaataatttaaaCTTGAAAGTTTTATTTAGAGTAAAGTAAAGCAAAAGTTCAAGTGAGGCGAGAGTTTCATTTTAAGATTCCTAGCTCAagtcaaaacaaatgttttcaatgtcaTGATGCTTTGAATGCTatttaagtaagagactttcacttcaaatattattgaaatcTATTGAGATTTGGCAAacttatggctatttgttgtttttagaaGTGAGAATTGCATTTTCAGTCGTACTTCCATGAAATGGAACAAAATATATATGAAATCATATTCGATTTTTCATATATGGGCGTTTCTAGGCCAATAATTAAGAGTCTTTgaagtgtattagtttttgtatAATTGCTTGGAAACCATTTTTGACCCATAATGGGGCAAAAGTAAGAGCCACATATTATCTCGCGAAAAGAAATGCAGATTGGTTAATATTCACAAATgaccagggttctgaattttcgtatcaatgatgcaaAATCTAAGaattttcgcacgtaaggagaatgcttttttcgcttcttCACGTGACATCTTttttcgctcacactaattttccctggagctacgatggaggataaccgaaaatcattccactctggtgataatttattttgctcaccaactgctctcgagaattatcactatgtggataaacaaaaactagtgccggagACGgaattcgaacctagaacattgctaaaaacaaccgcgatgcgtgaacgctaaccatgctaccacaccgACTTGACGAAAGTCGTGGTAAATTTGGTgtataaaagcaactgctgctcgtggtgacggatacaggaaaagttctctATGAATCGGAGAAAGGGAAAACAAACTTatcacagctgcggaaatgtgcaattatccttttcgctttgttttgtggacggataaaatcgcaaggcaaaattgctgtgag encodes the following:
- the LOC110673994 gene encoding pro-corazonin; translation: MKHVFSTSLIVSLFVIFTDAQTFQYSRGWTNGKRSSPEQTAPSRTLLPHIPLGMDKPDEECRLLIQRFLKSPCDVRLANAIVNRNKDLLRDMADDVNDGTALLYDPVPMVDTAASEDVRFKRGTPDRRLLNDGMHRL